One window from the genome of Jiangella alba encodes:
- a CDS encoding glycosyltransferase, which translates to MDTLVLTDGTRGDVQPFVALASALRTAGHRVTLVGPESSMSLATEHDVPFVPLTDSARTEIVERRAPNTVGRNGLMRMHLALRIIRENRMKPSGKLRELADASARGADVLVHHTNVPGHHLAEWLGIPAVPVCPFPYWVPTSSFPDPTLPFALPPSLNRASYGLNKALPTNLLLRLYSKKHLSRWRRDALRLPARRGQHDLFRRPDGERVTFLQAFSRHMLPAPVTYPDWVETTGFWYLPASPGWSPPAGLAEFVNDGEPPIFVGFGSMVGADPRRTTRVVADALRNTKSRAVVATAWGGLDPDGFGEDVFCLEQVPFDWLFPRVSVVVHHGGGTIGAALSAGRPQVLCPFMFDQPFNAQCMHDIGVAPPPQPERDLTADGLAKAINVALTDDGMAQRAAEVGRRIRDEDGLGAAVRTIESAVA; encoded by the coding sequence ATGGACACGTTGGTTCTGACTGACGGCACCCGCGGCGACGTACAACCGTTCGTAGCATTGGCTAGCGCACTGCGCACCGCTGGCCACCGTGTGACACTCGTCGGGCCCGAGTCTTCGATGAGCCTCGCGACAGAACACGACGTTCCCTTCGTCCCGCTGACTGACAGTGCGCGGACAGAGATCGTCGAACGACGTGCGCCCAATACGGTGGGCCGCAACGGGTTGATGCGCATGCATCTCGCACTGCGGATCATCCGTGAGAATCGGATGAAGCCCAGCGGGAAGCTGCGGGAGCTCGCTGACGCCTCGGCGCGAGGCGCGGACGTACTCGTGCACCACACCAACGTGCCCGGTCACCATCTGGCGGAATGGCTGGGCATACCAGCGGTTCCGGTATGCCCGTTCCCCTACTGGGTGCCGACCAGTTCGTTCCCGGACCCCACCCTGCCCTTCGCGCTGCCGCCTTCGCTCAATCGCGCCTCGTACGGCCTCAACAAGGCGCTACCCACGAATCTTCTGCTCCGACTCTATTCGAAGAAGCATCTGAGCCGCTGGCGGCGCGACGCGTTGCGGCTGCCAGCGCGACGCGGTCAGCACGATCTCTTCCGCCGACCCGACGGAGAAAGGGTCACGTTTCTCCAGGCCTTCAGCCGCCACATGCTCCCAGCCCCGGTGACCTACCCGGACTGGGTCGAGACGACCGGCTTCTGGTACCTACCAGCATCGCCGGGTTGGTCGCCCCCGGCCGGCCTTGCCGAGTTCGTCAATGACGGCGAGCCACCGATATTCGTCGGCTTCGGAAGCATGGTAGGCGCCGATCCTCGCCGCACCACGCGGGTTGTGGCCGATGCCCTGCGCAACACGAAGTCCCGCGCAGTCGTGGCCACGGCCTGGGGAGGGCTGGATCCGGATGGCTTCGGAGAGGACGTCTTCTGTCTCGAGCAGGTGCCGTTTGACTGGTTGTTTCCACGTGTGTCCGTCGTCGTGCACCACGGTGGCGGCACGATCGGCGCGGCACTGTCCGCGGGACGCCCGCAGGTGCTCTGCCCCTTCATGTTCGACCAGCCGTTCAACGCACAGTGCATGCACGACATCGGAGTAGCTCCACCTCCCCAGCCGGAACGCGACCTTACTGCCGACGGACTGGCCAAGGCGATCAATGTCGCGCTCACCGACGATGGCATGGCCCAGCGCGCTGCAGAGGTGGGGCGCCGCATACGCGACGAAGACGGACTGGGCGCCGCGGTGAGGACCATCGAATCGGCGGTGGCCTGA
- a CDS encoding zinc-dependent alcohol dehydrogenase → MPGPGDALVRIEASAVCGSERGALMEGVDGNTGHEAAGTLVDPGSSRFRAGDRVGLSAVVGCGECDRCTARQELHCRRGPCSAAKSGGWHAELAVVSPSALRELPPGMDAGVGALFTGDALGVPSRGYGRVPSEPAERVLVIGLGPVGLGHVLVRAFEGAEVVAIEPAEFRRDLALKLGARAVGRPGDDIGHRPRLVIECSGRPESIAYALDVVDNGGVVLQSGECHSDVLINPSDTFIRREITYTGAWYYATEDYPAMCALHERGLPLAHMCTHDVDAAHAQDAITDFLGQRAGKVLLRWS, encoded by the coding sequence GTGCCGGGCCCAGGCGATGCCCTTGTCCGGATCGAGGCGTCGGCGGTATGCGGGTCGGAGCGCGGTGCGCTGATGGAGGGTGTGGACGGCAACACCGGCCATGAAGCCGCCGGGACCTTGGTCGACCCCGGATCCTCGCGGTTCCGGGCCGGTGACCGGGTCGGGCTGTCGGCCGTTGTGGGCTGTGGGGAATGCGATCGATGCACGGCGCGGCAAGAGCTTCATTGCCGCCGGGGCCCATGCTCGGCCGCGAAGAGTGGCGGCTGGCATGCGGAACTCGCAGTGGTCTCGCCTTCGGCGCTGCGGGAACTGCCGCCCGGCATGGACGCCGGCGTAGGCGCGTTGTTCACCGGTGACGCGCTCGGCGTGCCGAGCCGAGGCTACGGCCGTGTCCCATCCGAACCGGCTGAACGCGTCTTGGTCATCGGCCTGGGCCCGGTCGGTCTCGGCCACGTGCTCGTTCGTGCCTTCGAGGGCGCTGAAGTCGTCGCCATCGAGCCGGCCGAGTTCCGGCGGGACCTGGCCTTGAAACTCGGCGCGAGAGCGGTGGGTAGGCCAGGGGACGACATCGGTCACCGGCCCCGCCTCGTCATCGAATGCAGCGGGCGTCCAGAGTCCATCGCGTATGCGCTCGACGTCGTCGATAACGGGGGGGTGGTCCTGCAATCGGGGGAATGCCACAGCGATGTTCTGATCAACCCGTCGGACACTTTCATCCGCCGTGAGATCACCTACACCGGTGCGTGGTACTACGCCACCGAGGACTACCCGGCTATGTGCGCGCTCCACGAGCGTGGTCTGCCCCTGGCGCACATGTGCACCCATGATGTGGATGCGGCACATGCCCAGGACGCCATCACGGACTTCCTCGGACAACGAGCGGGCAAGGTGCTGCTCCGATGGAGTTGA
- a CDS encoding amidase family protein, giving the protein MPDVAHSRSLEPPSTDQLVAYSVRQGTRVPPEELERARAQVADYLRVFERLERLADPHVPVRHHHRDPGRPPLPAEDPFHAVVRFCEVRGSTSGPLAGMRIGVKDNIAVAGVPMTGGRPHARAVVPTEDAVVVERLLDTGAVIVAKTNMSGSVFEETRNPLDRRYSAGVSSSGSAAAVASGFADAALGVDQAGSVRWPAAWCGLVGMKATHGVVPSYGLLSQDHTIDHIGPITRSVAENAALLEVLAGHDWRDPYPMAVPPVEAGYTRALDGRIRGLRIAVVGESLEASGCTDDTLREFENAQKVLIGLGAEVVRVSVPLWTDSFAIWLAGAIVAQTAMIDSLGQGYGHFGRVDVSRVAKMAAEQLIGDHGATTMFLTREHVRSRYLGVPFGRAQNLRLELRRQVDAALRDADLLITPTSPIGPAEAPSSSFDLVDLATKPPGMRSEAFMRAAPILTCCPFNLTGHPALTVPSGVGDDGMPRGLQIIGPHFGEHLMYRAGHALETATA; this is encoded by the coding sequence GTGCCCGATGTGGCGCACTCCAGGTCGCTGGAGCCGCCGAGCACAGATCAACTGGTTGCCTACTCTGTGCGCCAGGGAACCCGTGTTCCGCCGGAGGAACTGGAACGGGCGCGTGCGCAGGTGGCCGACTACCTTCGCGTCTTCGAACGCTTGGAACGGTTGGCGGACCCCCATGTGCCGGTTCGGCACCACCACCGTGATCCGGGGCGTCCGCCGCTGCCGGCCGAAGACCCATTCCACGCCGTCGTTCGGTTCTGTGAGGTCCGGGGATCCACGTCGGGACCTCTGGCCGGGATGCGCATCGGTGTCAAGGACAACATCGCGGTCGCGGGCGTGCCAATGACTGGTGGGCGCCCCCATGCGCGTGCGGTGGTCCCGACGGAGGATGCGGTGGTCGTGGAACGCCTTCTCGACACCGGCGCGGTGATCGTGGCGAAGACGAACATGAGCGGATCGGTCTTCGAAGAGACACGGAATCCGCTGGATCGCCGCTACTCTGCCGGCGTCTCATCTTCGGGCTCGGCTGCCGCCGTCGCGAGCGGGTTTGCCGATGCGGCACTGGGAGTCGACCAAGCGGGCAGCGTGCGGTGGCCGGCCGCGTGGTGTGGTCTTGTCGGGATGAAGGCGACGCACGGCGTCGTGCCCTCATACGGCCTGCTGAGCCAGGACCACACCATCGACCACATCGGGCCGATCACGAGATCGGTCGCCGAGAACGCGGCGCTGCTAGAGGTGCTCGCCGGGCACGACTGGAGGGATCCCTATCCGATGGCCGTGCCTCCCGTGGAGGCGGGCTACACACGTGCGCTCGATGGGCGAATCAGGGGTCTTCGAATCGCCGTGGTCGGGGAGTCCCTCGAAGCGTCGGGATGCACGGACGACACGCTGCGCGAGTTCGAGAACGCTCAAAAGGTACTGATCGGACTCGGCGCGGAGGTCGTGCGTGTGTCGGTGCCGCTCTGGACGGACAGCTTCGCCATCTGGCTGGCCGGGGCGATCGTCGCACAGACCGCAATGATCGACTCCCTCGGCCAGGGATATGGACACTTCGGCAGGGTGGATGTCTCTCGCGTCGCCAAGATGGCTGCCGAGCAGCTCATCGGCGACCACGGAGCGACGACGATGTTCCTGACGCGTGAGCATGTGCGCAGCAGGTACCTCGGTGTGCCCTTCGGCCGAGCCCAGAATCTGCGTCTGGAGTTGCGACGCCAGGTCGATGCCGCCCTCCGCGATGCCGATCTGCTGATCACACCCACCTCGCCCATCGGGCCTGCGGAGGCTCCATCGTCTTCATTCGACCTGGTGGATCTTGCCACGAAGCCTCCAGGGATGCGCAGCGAGGCGTTCATGCGCGCGGCCCCAATCCTGACCTGCTGCCCGTTCAACCTCACGGGACACCCCGCGTTGACGGTGCCGTCGGGTGTGGGCGACGACGGAATGCCGAGAGGACTCCAGATTATCGGCCCGCATTTCGGTGAGCACCTCATGTACCGAGCCGGGCATGCGTTGGAGACGGCGACAGCGTAG
- a CDS encoding Gfo/Idh/MocA family protein — MRIGLIGVGGHSTTNLLPHFRAAGLELVATCARHRERARMVADRWGAAHAYDDAEQMIAEAEIDGVVVCVQPRDYAPLIRLCLTAGKPVFCDKPGAGSSSEARELAGLSAATGVPVVVGYMKRFAPAYLRAREIVQSPEFGVPSLASFTFAVGQGFGDDLRTYLIDNPVHPLDLARYIVGELDGLEARVVDTAGRGFAVAAVATASSGAVCTFNLCTTASWSQQNERAEVYGAGHSVIVENIDTCIHRPPERPEQRWRPNYTVGTSMNSSPTISGFLPELEHFRRVAVEGAPNQSDMQSAAATLALAERLCRIAGV; from the coding sequence ATGCGTATCGGGTTGATCGGTGTCGGCGGGCATTCCACCACCAACCTCCTGCCCCACTTCCGGGCCGCCGGCCTGGAACTGGTCGCCACGTGCGCACGCCATCGCGAGCGCGCCCGCATGGTTGCCGATCGCTGGGGCGCGGCCCATGCCTACGACGACGCTGAGCAGATGATCGCGGAGGCGGAGATCGATGGTGTCGTCGTATGCGTCCAACCCCGGGACTACGCGCCCCTCATCAGACTGTGCCTGACGGCGGGCAAGCCAGTCTTCTGCGACAAACCGGGTGCCGGTTCGTCGTCCGAAGCTCGCGAGCTGGCCGGTTTGAGCGCCGCGACCGGAGTCCCTGTCGTGGTTGGCTACATGAAGCGTTTCGCGCCCGCCTACCTCCGCGCACGTGAGATCGTCCAGTCTCCGGAGTTCGGCGTGCCGTCGCTCGCGTCCTTCACTTTCGCCGTCGGGCAGGGGTTCGGTGATGATCTGCGCACCTATCTGATCGACAATCCCGTCCATCCGCTGGATCTGGCGCGATACATCGTTGGCGAGCTCGACGGACTGGAGGCCCGGGTCGTGGACACAGCAGGCCGTGGGTTCGCGGTAGCGGCGGTCGCCACGGCATCGTCGGGCGCGGTGTGCACGTTCAATCTGTGCACGACGGCCAGCTGGAGTCAGCAGAACGAGCGCGCCGAAGTGTATGGAGCCGGCCACTCAGTCATCGTTGAGAACATCGACACCTGCATCCACCGCCCGCCGGAGCGACCGGAGCAGAGATGGCGCCCCAATTACACCGTTGGAACGTCGATGAACAGCTCGCCGACGATTTCTGGATTCCTGCCTGAGCTGGAGCACTTCCGGCGGGTTGCCGTTGAAGGGGCACCGAACCAATCGGACATGCAGAGTGCGGCGGCTACACTGGCCCTGGCAGAACGACTCTGTCGCATCGCCGGCGTCTGA
- a CDS encoding LLM class F420-dependent oxidoreductase, which produces MDLRILTEPQFGGTYEDQLAAARTAEASGFDGFFRSDHYLNRTNPSAWPGPTDAWTTLAGLARETTTIRIGTLVTAATLRHPSVLAISAAQVDRMSHGRLDFGLGSGHDEEEHRLYGVPIPAIEERFDLYNEQLEIITGLWTTPAGAQFNFNGKHYTLSGAPALRTPVQSPTPPIIIGGVGKKRTPRLAARFANEFNVIFAGAADAAAQFARVATAARAIGRDPGGIVRSAAVAPAVGRTNGDSMRRLGVIRQFLPWLRSEAEDLGQVIAGSPNHVVDQIGRYREATGITRLYLDLPDVWDLEQIELIASDVKPQLEGT; this is translated from the coding sequence ATGGACCTGAGGATCTTGACCGAGCCGCAGTTCGGAGGAACCTACGAGGACCAGCTGGCCGCAGCGCGCACTGCCGAAGCTTCGGGCTTCGACGGATTCTTCAGGTCGGACCACTACCTCAACCGAACAAATCCGTCGGCATGGCCCGGACCAACAGACGCGTGGACGACACTGGCTGGCCTGGCGCGGGAGACCACCACCATTCGCATTGGCACCCTCGTCACCGCCGCGACACTCCGACATCCCTCGGTGCTGGCCATTTCGGCTGCTCAAGTCGACCGGATGTCGCACGGTCGACTCGATTTCGGACTTGGCAGTGGACACGATGAAGAAGAGCATCGTCTCTACGGAGTTCCCATACCTGCTATCGAAGAGCGCTTCGACCTCTATAATGAACAGCTCGAGATCATCACCGGATTGTGGACGACGCCTGCCGGCGCACAATTCAACTTCAACGGAAAGCACTACACGCTATCCGGCGCACCGGCCTTGCGTACGCCGGTCCAGTCGCCTACGCCACCGATCATCATCGGTGGCGTAGGCAAGAAGAGGACCCCGCGCCTCGCTGCCCGCTTCGCCAACGAGTTCAACGTGATCTTCGCAGGTGCCGCGGACGCGGCGGCGCAGTTCGCTCGGGTGGCGACCGCCGCCCGAGCGATCGGGCGAGACCCGGGTGGGATCGTCCGATCCGCCGCGGTCGCGCCAGCCGTCGGCAGGACCAACGGCGACTCGATGCGTCGCCTGGGCGTGATTCGCCAGTTCCTTCCGTGGCTGCGATCTGAGGCCGAGGACCTCGGGCAGGTCATCGCGGGCTCGCCGAACCACGTGGTCGACCAGATCGGGCGGTACCGCGAGGCTACCGGCATCACCCGCCTCTATCTCGATCTTCCCGACGTCTGGGACCTTGAGCAGATCGAACTGATCGCCTCGGACGTCAAGCCACAATTGGAAGGGACCTAA
- the asnB gene encoding asparagine synthase (glutamine-hydrolyzing): MCGITGWIAYDDDLRRRRSTVEAMTATMACRGPDAAGIWLDRAAALGHRRLAVIDLPGGIQPMTLETPTGRLVIVYSGEIYNFIELKRGLMQRGHRFATNSDTEVVLHGYLEWGEYLPDHLNGMFAFAIWDERRSHLVLVRDRAGIKPLFYHRTNDGVIFGSEPKAILANPRSKSVIDAEGFYNLFLDTQSPDRSPWRGIDRVPPGTMITVAASGVRTRTYWRLRSNPHGDDLQTTVHTVRELMTDIVRRQLVADVPQCVLLSGGLDSSAISGLAASHLDKRSVRVRTFSVDPGGQARDSSHRRPDVLEDAHYARQVAERIGSAHTNVIVDARHVADPNVRRAVIRARDAPSLGEMDASLYLLFKSIREESVVALSGESSDELFGGYTWFHDESASIENAFPWSALTQLPIYSPGSVLSMFRPEIARTLDVQTRTGDQLAVALSGVEHLEGSSSLDRRMRVISFLALNRHMQMLLDRKDRLSMAVGLEVRVPYCDHRLVEYAYNIPWSIKIFDGREKSVLRHAVTDLLPTSVVERKKSGYPGTRDLAYATELQRQARDVLSEQGHPVFDLVDPAWLHTATEEDPAKTRRNLSGEINMALDLYHWLEIYRPELRIDSN; encoded by the coding sequence ATGTGCGGAATCACGGGATGGATCGCGTATGACGACGACCTGAGACGCCGCCGATCGACTGTCGAGGCCATGACGGCAACCATGGCCTGCCGCGGCCCCGATGCCGCCGGCATTTGGCTCGACCGCGCAGCCGCGCTCGGCCATCGGCGACTCGCTGTCATCGATCTTCCCGGCGGCATCCAGCCAATGACCTTGGAGACGCCGACCGGTCGTCTCGTGATCGTGTACAGCGGTGAGATCTACAACTTCATCGAACTCAAGAGGGGCCTCATGCAGCGTGGCCATCGGTTTGCGACAAACAGCGACACCGAGGTCGTTCTCCACGGATACCTGGAGTGGGGCGAGTACCTCCCGGATCACCTCAACGGCATGTTCGCCTTCGCCATCTGGGACGAGCGTCGCTCTCACCTGGTCTTGGTACGCGACCGGGCCGGGATCAAGCCCCTCTTCTACCATCGCACCAACGACGGCGTGATCTTCGGGTCGGAGCCGAAGGCCATCCTGGCCAATCCACGCTCCAAGAGCGTCATCGACGCGGAAGGCTTCTATAACCTCTTCCTCGACACTCAGTCACCGGATCGATCACCTTGGCGAGGCATCGATAGGGTCCCCCCGGGGACGATGATCACTGTGGCCGCATCGGGTGTTCGCACTCGCACCTACTGGCGACTTCGCAGCAACCCTCATGGCGATGATCTTCAGACGACCGTTCACACCGTTCGCGAGCTGATGACGGATATCGTGCGTCGACAGCTGGTCGCCGACGTCCCCCAGTGCGTGCTCCTGTCCGGCGGGCTGGACTCCAGCGCCATCAGCGGGCTTGCCGCGTCCCACCTCGACAAGCGCAGCGTCCGGGTCCGAACGTTCTCCGTCGATCCCGGCGGCCAGGCGCGCGACTCGTCTCACCGTCGCCCGGATGTACTCGAAGACGCGCACTACGCGCGTCAGGTCGCCGAGCGCATCGGCTCGGCACATACGAACGTCATCGTAGATGCGCGCCACGTCGCTGACCCGAACGTTCGTAGAGCAGTCATCCGGGCACGAGACGCACCAAGCCTGGGCGAAATGGACGCCTCGCTCTATCTGCTGTTCAAATCCATCCGCGAGGAGTCGGTAGTCGCTCTGTCGGGAGAGTCTTCGGACGAACTCTTTGGCGGGTACACGTGGTTCCACGATGAGTCGGCGTCGATCGAGAACGCCTTCCCGTGGAGCGCACTCACCCAGCTTCCGATATATTCGCCGGGCTCGGTCCTGAGTATGTTCCGGCCGGAGATCGCAAGGACGCTCGACGTACAAACTCGCACCGGCGACCAGCTCGCCGTCGCGTTGTCGGGTGTCGAACACCTCGAAGGGTCGAGTTCGCTGGACCGCAGGATGCGGGTGATCTCCTTCCTCGCCCTGAACCGGCACATGCAGATGCTGCTCGACCGGAAGGACCGGCTATCGATGGCCGTCGGGCTCGAGGTGCGCGTGCCGTACTGCGACCACCGGCTTGTCGAATACGCCTACAACATCCCGTGGTCGATAAAGATCTTCGACGGGAGAGAGAAGAGCGTCCTCAGGCACGCTGTGACCGACCTGCTCCCAACGTCAGTGGTCGAGCGAAAGAAGAGCGGTTATCCCGGAACGCGTGACCTCGCCTACGCCACGGAGCTGCAGCGACAGGCGCGAGACGTGCTGAGTGAGCAAGGACATCCCGTCTTCGACCTCGTCGATCCCGCGTGGCTCCACACCGCGACCGAGGAGGATCCGGCCAAGACACGCAGAAACCTGTCCGGTGAGATCAACATGGCGCTCGATCTCTATCACTGGCTGGAGATCTATCGGCCGGAGCTTCGGATAGACAGCAACTGA
- a CDS encoding polysaccharide pyruvyl transferase family protein, translating into MLTAGSCDVDNFGDLLFFLITERYLRDAQVVPAGPFGWDMNGIMDERIRAFGPLLSSEQFDVIWTVGGERAWGTLEDAFRISAPEQLYRRYEQASPAERRCILESVSGATSMVDPYLPSPIDHPLNAGAPSVVNSVGISDIRGLSPSRQREYVSLLAGTTFLSVRDDESSDLLRKHGIDHELAPDAVHALSIVRPVDDTQRTDTAIIQVNGAVLADLGTAAVARSLIRNPDLRGLRIRVLLAGTYRDLGDSRALDEELVDAVTKLAPGTDITIIDDRRPLDLVDHISRARIVIGTSLHLRITACAYNVPRVTLKIGAKQTRYLTLWDPYMPCDVALGNLDDATSAALAAARRREVRQLAARTSDAAHAHLKSLAEAVLALVESETYRDREQRAQRRAGLDGHR; encoded by the coding sequence GTGCTGACCGCGGGCTCGTGTGACGTCGACAACTTCGGAGATCTGCTGTTCTTCTTGATCACCGAGCGGTATCTGCGGGACGCGCAGGTCGTGCCAGCTGGGCCCTTCGGATGGGACATGAACGGGATCATGGATGAACGGATCCGAGCCTTCGGACCGCTCCTGTCGTCCGAGCAGTTCGACGTTATCTGGACGGTGGGGGGCGAACGTGCCTGGGGGACGCTCGAGGACGCGTTTCGGATCTCCGCGCCTGAGCAACTCTATAGGCGCTACGAGCAGGCTTCGCCGGCGGAACGGCGGTGCATCTTGGAATCCGTCTCCGGAGCCACATCCATGGTCGATCCGTACCTGCCGTCCCCGATCGACCACCCCCTCAACGCCGGCGCACCTTCAGTTGTCAACTCCGTCGGCATCTCGGACATCCGAGGGCTCAGTCCCAGCCGCCAGCGAGAGTATGTGTCGTTGCTCGCGGGGACCACGTTCCTCAGTGTCCGGGACGACGAGTCCAGCGACCTTCTCCGAAAACACGGAATCGACCACGAGCTGGCTCCGGATGCCGTGCACGCGCTCAGCATCGTGCGCCCTGTCGATGACACCCAGCGGACCGACACGGCCATCATCCAGGTCAATGGCGCCGTCCTGGCCGATTTGGGTACCGCCGCCGTGGCCCGGAGCCTCATTCGGAACCCAGACCTACGTGGCCTGCGGATCCGGGTCCTACTCGCGGGTACGTACCGAGATCTCGGCGACTCGCGCGCGCTGGACGAGGAACTTGTCGACGCGGTCACGAAACTCGCACCTGGCACAGACATCACGATCATCGACGACCGGCGGCCACTCGACCTGGTCGATCACATCAGTCGCGCTCGCATCGTCATCGGGACATCACTTCACCTCCGCATAACGGCCTGCGCGTACAACGTTCCTCGCGTCACGCTGAAGATCGGCGCCAAGCAGACGCGATACCTGACGTTGTGGGACCCGTACATGCCTTGTGACGTCGCGCTCGGCAACCTTGACGATGCGACGTCCGCAGCGCTCGCAGCCGCCCGCCGCCGTGAGGTAAGGCAGCTGGCGGCGAGAACCTCCGACGCCGCCCATGCGCACCTCAAGAGTCTGGCGGAAGCAGTGCTCGCGCTCGTCGAGAGCGAGACGTACCGTGACCGCGAGCAACGAGCACAGCGTCGGGCAGGGCTCGACGGCCACAGGTGA
- a CDS encoding nucleotide disphospho-sugar-binding domain-containing protein: MKALLITHGSRGDVQPFAALASALASAGHTSVLAAPAASADLGEPFSERVVRLHDGPNELARDLEVVKGLETGFRGLNGRRRLVTTVPKTRRLVRAVLDDLSSMARDIVENRRESFDVVVHHVSGGGHDVAEFLGVPSVLMCPQPYWVPTGAFPDPSFRWRPPRRFNRATYITSRAIWWLFSGSSTQWRRERLGLRRRPSGRFRQVDGSPTTVLHPFTRRLLPRTTSYPPWVHTTGFWSQPAAGTWVPPASLAAFLATGPPPVYVGFASTVTSDPHRLARLVREAVRLARVRAVVVGGWSGMAAPDLGGDIAFVDSVPFGWLFPQMAAIVHHGGLGTTGEAMAAGRPQVVCPSLPDQRFNAHRLYELGVAAPTSRLREVTAEQLALAIRRAAHDRRLAARAEQLGREIRGEDGAAEAVRIVEAIATGDRLKLVRQS, encoded by the coding sequence ATGAAGGCCCTACTCATCACCCACGGCAGCCGCGGAGATGTACAGCCGTTCGCTGCACTCGCGAGCGCGCTCGCGAGTGCCGGTCATACCTCCGTCCTCGCGGCGCCGGCGGCCTCCGCAGATCTGGGCGAGCCGTTCAGTGAGCGCGTGGTCAGGCTCCACGACGGGCCGAATGAGTTGGCGCGTGACCTGGAGGTCGTTAAAGGCCTTGAAACGGGCTTCCGCGGACTCAATGGGCGAAGACGCCTGGTGACGACTGTGCCGAAGACCCGGCGATTGGTCAGAGCCGTGCTCGACGATCTGTCATCCATGGCCCGCGATATCGTGGAGAACCGTCGGGAGTCCTTCGACGTTGTCGTCCACCATGTCAGCGGCGGTGGGCACGATGTCGCAGAGTTCCTCGGTGTGCCCTCCGTGCTGATGTGTCCGCAGCCGTACTGGGTGCCGACCGGAGCATTTCCCGACCCGTCGTTCCGATGGCGTCCACCCAGGCGGTTCAACCGAGCAACCTACATCACCAGCCGCGCGATCTGGTGGCTGTTCAGCGGGAGCAGCACCCAGTGGCGTCGAGAACGGCTCGGTCTGCGTCGTCGTCCTAGCGGGAGGTTCCGACAGGTTGACGGGTCGCCAACCACAGTGTTGCACCCATTCACCAGACGGCTCTTGCCGCGGACGACAAGTTACCCGCCATGGGTGCACACGACAGGCTTCTGGTCGCAGCCTGCCGCCGGGACCTGGGTGCCGCCGGCATCGCTGGCGGCGTTTCTGGCCACCGGTCCTCCACCGGTCTACGTGGGATTCGCCAGTACGGTGACTTCGGACCCCCACCGGTTGGCGCGCCTTGTCCGTGAGGCGGTGCGGCTGGCCAGGGTGAGGGCCGTCGTCGTCGGCGGGTGGAGCGGCATGGCTGCGCCGGACCTCGGGGGCGACATCGCGTTCGTGGACAGCGTCCCCTTCGGTTGGTTGTTTCCGCAGATGGCCGCGATCGTCCATCATGGCGGCCTTGGCACCACTGGTGAGGCGATGGCGGCCGGGCGGCCTCAGGTCGTCTGTCCATCACTGCCGGATCAGCGTTTCAACGCGCACCGGCTCTACGAGCTGGGCGTTGCCGCGCCTACGTCACGCCTGCGTGAGGTCACCGCGGAGCAACTCGCCTTGGCCATCCGGCGAGCGGCCCATGACAGGCGCTTGGCGGCTCGGGCGGAACAACTCGGACGTGAGATCCGCGGCGAGGACGGCGCGGCCGAAGCTGTTCGCATAGTCGAGGCGATCGCCACGGGTGATCGTCTGAAGTTGGTCCGCCAGAGCTAG